One genomic region from Anopheles bellator chromosome 2, idAnoBellAS_SP24_06.2, whole genome shotgun sequence encodes:
- the LOC131212551 gene encoding protein krasavietz encodes MSQKAERPVLSGQRIKTRKRDEREKNDPTGFRDAVIAGLEAAEDLEQISKYLDSAGNKLDYRRYGEVLFDILIAGGLLVPGGSISQDGEKPRTDRCLFAASEDMESMRNHEQIFMRLMRRYKYLEKMFEEEMKKILIFIKGFTPLERIKLARMTALWMVNGSIPPQVLHVLNNEHLTKDGLALEFLLEVFTVFKQEKGNAPLVATLRKGGLDTRLMEFLPMNKRNEDYLKTVLVEKELADVFKLHMNQASQEAKRELTQLLIDDINDNKAIKDIIADAKEMSTKSNIPEHEVVGLIWSTIMSLAEWNKKEELVAEQAMKHLRTYIQLFEAFTTTDRSEMALLLKVQEFCYENMNFMKAFSKIVLLFYKTEIVTEDSILKWYKEGHSNKGKMHFIEQMKKFIEWLQNAEEESESEEED; translated from the exons ATGAGTCAGAAAGCCGAAAGACCAGTACTATCAGGTCAACGCATCAAGACCAGGAAAAGGG atgaaagagagaagaatGACCCCACGGGATTCCGTGACGCGGTCATTGCAGGTCTTGAAGCAGCTGAAGATCTAGAGCAAATTTCCAAGTATCTTGATAGCGCTGGTAATAAACTCGACTATCGTCGCTACGGTGAAGTATTATTCGATATCCTAATCGCTGGTGGATTACTTG TACCCGGAGGATCTATCTCACAAGATGGCGAGAAACCACGTACCGATCGCTGTCTATTCGCAGCATCGGAAGACATGGAATCGATGCGCAACCATGAGCAG ATCTTTATGCGGCTTATGCGTCGATACAAGTATCTCGAGAAAATGTTTGAGGaggaaatgaagaaaattctGATCTTCATCAAGGGTTTTACTCCGCTCGAAAGGATTAAACTCGCGCGCATGACTGCTTTGTGGATGG TCAACGGTTCGATTCCTCCGCAAGTGCTGCACGTGCTGAACAATGAACACCTCACGAAGGACGGGCTTGCGTTGGAATTTTTGCTGGAGGTGTTCACCGTCTTCAAGCAGGAGAAGGGTAACGCCCCGCTGGTTGCGACCCTCCGCAAGGGCGGCCTTGACACCCGCCTGATGGAATTTCTGCCCATGAACAAACGCAACGAGGACTACCTCAAAACGGTGCTCGTCGAGAAGGAGCTGGCTGACGTTTTCAAGCTTCACATGAATCAGGCAAGCCAGGAAGCGAAACGCGAACTGACCCAG CTGCTGATTGATGATATTAACGATAACAAGGCAATTAAGGATATTATCGCCGACGCCAAGGAAATGTCGACGAAATCTAACATTCCCGAGCATGAAGTGGTTGGTCTT ATTTGGTCCACGATTATGTCGCTTGCCGAGTggaacaaaaaggaagaacTTGTTGCAGAGCAGGCCATGAAGCATCTGCGAACGTACATTCAACTGTTTGAAgcattcaccaccaccgaccgatcaGAGATGGCTCTTCTTTTGAAGGTGCAAGAGTTCTGCTATGAGAACATGAACTTCATGAAGGCGTTCTCTAAAATCGTACTGCTCTTCTATAAAA CCGAAATTGTCACGGAGGATTCAATTCTCAAGTGGTATAAAGAGGGCCATTCGAACAAGGGCAAAATGCACTTTATCGAGCAGATGAAGAAGTTCATCGAGTGGCTGCAGAATGCTGAAGAGG AAAGCGAATCGGAAGAGGAGGACTAA